The genomic segment CTGAGGGGGTCATCCTTGCTCTTGGTTCCATTGACCTTTCCATTCTTATCGATTCTCAGGAAAAACTTCTGGAAAGAGAAGAGCTTCCTCCTCCGTATGTCCCCTTGGAGATGATTGTAGCTGCGCACATGCCTACCCTGCGGTCCCCCAGTCCGACCCAGGGGGGGCCCAGTGGCCCTGAGCCTAGAGACGACCTCAGTCTCAGAAATGTTCAGTGGAACCCTGAGAGTTCGTGGGTTGGCGagcctcagtctgtctctgcgGAGCTGATGGCAGGCCGCCCCGGgtagagagaaggagaaaaccACCAGGGCAACCAGGAGAGGCAAAGACAGGGAGGAAAGCAGTGTTGATGACCTTAGTCTGGAGCTGGTCCCGGAACCAGAACGAGCCCCTAACCTAGCCCTGGAGCAGGACGAGGCAGAGGCAGCCTTACTCCCTCCAGCAGCCCATCTGATCATGGTAGTGTGCTGTGTGGAGGACTAGAGGCAGCCTCAGAGCCTGGGACATGCTGCTGGGGGCGAGGAGAGGCTGGGAGGGCAGGGAGGGGAGCCCTCCACAGTCCAGACGGGGCAAGATGGTCCCCCTACAGAGTCCAAATTATTTAGCACCTGTATGAAACTCTTAGATTTCTAGAATTATTTCTGATTGTGTAATAACTGTTCAACAAGTCACTGTGTTTGATATTCCACTGGCTTCTCTTCTCCACTGTTGAAGGGTTTTAGGCTGATGATCAGAAAGTCTGCAGTCCAAGTTTATTTTGgacagtaaatcagtctgaATGAACAAAGATCACGCAAAAAAGCAACACACCAattactatgtgtgtgtattccagtaacaaacctgtttttttccccacgtTGCTTCTGTTTTCTAATTCTTTCTAAATTGTTTGTGAAATTTTGACTATTATTCTTGGCTGCTCCAGTGTGACCCTTGTAtttccagaaaagaaaaaaatgtaaagttcaCTGATATCCAGGTAGAAAGTTTGCCATGTGTAAAATtccttagttccagtgaaatcAAAAAAGTTGCACCACACAATCTACCTGTCCGATAGCTGCTACACTCCACGTGTGCAGGAAagcattttcagatttcagtctgaggaggaaaaatggGATTCAAGACTTCAAGAGGAACGTTGGTCAATCCAGGCGCATGTCAGATAATCCATCTGTCTTCTTCTGTTgctcctcttgctctctcctcttctctctccccctctctcgctctctctacCCCCAAATGACTCCACCTTCGTACAGCATCGAGGTAACGGTCTGGGGaggtctttctctctgtctcagggtTGTTCGCCTTCTGTCCGTTAGGTCCTTGATATGAGGAGTCCTGGTGTGATCTCCTCACCTGAAGGGCGATCAcagaaaatgactgtgtgttgtgttgtgtgtagctgtgtgacTGTTAGTTATTTGATCCCTCCCTCCTTTACTCCACTTCCCCTCTCACATATGGGAGCAAGTActgctctgcatgtgtgtgtgtctgtgtgtgtgtgtgtgtgtgtgtgtgtgtgtgtgtgtgtgtgtgtgtgtgtgtgtgtgtctgtgtgtgtgtctgtgtgtgtgcgcgtgcctACATACAGGCAGATCTAACTTATGAGAGTGGGTGAGTGGTGATAGCAGGGTTTATCTGAGTAGATGCAGCAAGGGGCAGGAAGAAGCAGTCTGGTAGTATTGGATCAGTCCTTACAGCTACAGATTGTGCTGATGATTGTTTTATTGAATAATCAAAGAGTGGTCTTGTTTTTACTGTGTAAGGTTGCAAAAAATGGGGTCTAGTTGTATTTTCCACTCAGTCTGTCATGTTAATTTTTGTTAT from the Enoplosus armatus isolate fEnoArm2 chromosome 4, fEnoArm2.hap1, whole genome shotgun sequence genome contains:
- the fgf10b gene encoding fibroblast growth factor 10b — protein: MIRWAAGGSKAASASSCSRARLGARSGSGTSSRLRSSTLLSSLSLPLLVALVVFSFSLPGAACHQLRRDRLRLANPRTLRVPLNISETEVVSRLRATGPPLGRTGGPQGRHVRSYNHLQGDIRRRKLFSFQKFFLRIDKNGKVNGTKSKDDPLSILEITSVDVGVVAIKGLNSNYYLAISRKGELYGAREFGVDCTLKERIEENGYNTYASAEWRNKKRQMFVGLNVHGKPLRGKKTRRKNTATHFLPIMV